Proteins co-encoded in one Brassica rapa cultivar Chiifu-401-42 chromosome A02, CAAS_Brap_v3.01, whole genome shotgun sequence genomic window:
- the LOC103851589 gene encoding NAC domain-containing protein 6-like, whose product MSNNYEDGGVYYDPDETMFNNDEDGGIYFDPEDHELIKYHLLPKLETYLQPKSKDEECEDFIVMKNVYDKEPWLLDHTNHPLFKKNEWFYFVTRTQVSVKNIGRGRNSKRRIAGDNDGGSWKPNAKKYIEDEERKKTIIGKKQTLKFTKSDNNKRQKRGDGTSAAVPGSTSSWIMYEYSLPDENTFQELVLCKIRKISNSKDEEVEAVDVTHDAEDGTGELVERFARTGLYDQQTTEKYDQQEPPMYAPSQSSDPPARLGNKSLYQ is encoded by the coding sequence ATGTCAAATAACTATGAAGATGGGGGAGTTTACTATGATCCAGACGAAACCATGTTCAATAACGATGAAGATGGAGGAATTTATTTTGATCCTGAAGACCACGAACTCATCAAATATCATCTACTACCCAAGTTAGAAACGTATCTACAACCCAAGTCGAAAGATGAAGAGTGTGAAGACTTCATCGTGATGAAGAACGTTTACGATAAGGAGCCATGGTTGCTGGACCATACCAATCATCCGTTGTTCAAGAAGAACGAGTGGTTTTATTTCGTGACAAGGACTCAAGTGTCAGTGAAGAACATTGGTCGTGGTAGGAACTCAAAGCGGAGGATCGCCGGGGACAACGATGGTGGGAGTTGGAAGCCTAACgctaaaaaatatattgaggacgaagagagaaagaagaccaTAATAGGGAAAAAGCAAACTCTAAAGTTCACTAAAAGCGACAACAATAAGAGGCAGAAGAGAGGAGACGGTACTTCTGCTGCCGTTCCTGGGAGCACTAGTAGCTGGATTATGTACGAGTATTCGCTACCGGACGAAAATACGTTTCAAGAACTGGTCCTGTGCAAGATTCGCAAGATAAGTAATTCTAAGGATGAAGAAGTTGAAGCCGTGGATGTGACACATGACGCAGAAGATGGGACTGGAGAGCTCGTTGAAAGATTCGCAAGAACGGGATTGTATGATCAACAAACAACGGAGAAATATGATCAACAAGAGCCACCAATGTACGCTCCTTCTCAATCTAGTGATCCTCCAGCTAGGCTTGGCAATAAATCTCTATACCAATAG